In one Rhopalosiphum padi isolate XX-2018 chromosome 3, ASM2088224v1, whole genome shotgun sequence genomic region, the following are encoded:
- the LOC132924705 gene encoding putative inhibitor of apoptosis, producing MPINRRLRSFNENWRIQFLRPLDMAEAGFLYLGSNDQVRCNKCLKEFFDWTQGDDPLQLHASLSPNCPFINETLATVNGRLKTFNNWPINFLTPLKLAEAGLFYLGSDDNVKCNKCKIEFIDWTLGKDPLQLHARLSPNCPFINEILATVDGRLKTFNNWPIICLRPRKMAEAGFFYTGNKDCVQCFKCCKSFYSWKEDYVPVLEHRRHNPDCSYIQRYGEVYDMSGIYDPSIYHLQSNERAKRIEDLLNSEGIIQKLKPLNDNTMVTFNARLETFYNCPRTLKQDFNILSKAGFFYSGNGQTDFMTCFFCAEILSHWTDDDQPWTEHAKWSKTCSHLLLNKGKSFVDQVYDVENDVIKSNQLELFKMITEQKNTYILGTKMKIQTTKKHSNGLQITKTLSGKNQQHLSQMIDPNYVPDCMLCKICYEEKIKVIFVPCGHAISCIECAFSLEHCALCRHPFSNVIRIYLFMDTVNDKDLKLVPCSSKMSSNNTLNLMICKVCHQEEMAAVFLPCRHVYTCVECAKEMDDCPICAENVFAFIQLYL from the exons ATGCCTATTAATAGACGTTTAAGatcatttaatgaaaattggcgtatacaatttttaagacCACTTGATATGGCCGAAGCTGGTTTTTTATACTTAGGCAGTAATGATCAAGTGAGATGTAATAAATGCCTGAAAGAGTTTTTTGATTGGACACAGGGTGATGATCCGTTACAGCTACATGCTAGTCTCTCTCCAAATTGTCCATTTATTAATGAAACT TTGGCTACAGTTAATGGTCGTTTGAAAACCTTTAATAACTGGCCCATCAATTTTTTAACACCTCTTAAATTGGCCGAAGCTGGTCTTTTTTACTTGGGCAGTGATGATAATGTGAAATGTAATAAATGCAAGATAGAATTTATTGATTGGACACTGGGTAAAGATCCGTTACAACTACACGCGCGTCTCTCTCCAAATTGTccatttattaatgaaatt TTGGCTACAGTTGATGGtcgtttaaaaacatttaataactgGCCCATCATTTGTTTAAGACCTCGTAAAATGGCTGAAGCTGGATTTTTCTACACGGGCAATAAGGATTGTGTACAATGTTTTAAATGCTGTAAATCTTTTTATTCATGGAAAGAAGATTATGTTCCAGTACTTGAACATCGTCGTCATAATCCAGATTGTTCATATATTCAAAGATACGGag aagtGTATGATATGAGTGGTATTTACGATCCTTCAATTTATCATCTCCAGTCTAATGAACGGGCAAAAAGAATTGAAGATTTGTTAAATTCTGAgggtattatacaaaaattaaaacctcTTAATGACAATACAATGGTCACCTTCAATGCACGCTtggaaacattttataattgccCGAGAACCTTGAAACaagattttaatattctatctaAAGCGGGATTTTTTTATTCag gcaATGGTCAAACTGATTTTATGACTTGTTTCTTTTGCGCTGAAATTTTATCTCATTGGACTGATGATGATCAACCGTGGACAGAACATGCCAAATGGTCTAAAACTTGTAGTcatcttttattaaataaaggcaAAAGCTTTGTGGACCAAGTATATGATGTGGAAAATGACGTCATAAAATCCAACCAacta GAGTTATTCAAGATGATTACGGAACAGAAAAATACTTACATTCTCGGcactaaaatgaaaatacagacaacaaaaaa acacaGTAATGGGTTACAAATTACTAAAACTTTATCTGGTAAAAACCAACAGCATCTTTCTCAAATGATAGATCCTAATTATGTACCAGATTGTATGCTTTGCAAGATTTGCtatgaagaaaaaattaaagtgATTTTTGTTCCTTGTGGTCATGCGATTTCCTGCATTGAATGCGCTTTTTCACTCGAACATTGCGCTCTATGTAGACATCCATTCTCAAAtgtaataagaatatatttgtttatggaTACAGTAAATGATAAAGATCTCAAACTGGTCCCGTGCAGTTCCAAAATGTCTTCCAACAACACATTAAATCTTATGATTTGCAAAGTATGTCATCAAGAAGAAATGGCAGCGGTATTTTTACCATGTAGACATGTCTACACTTGTGTTGAATGTGCGAAAGAAATGGATGACTGCCCTATATGTGCGGAAAATGTCTTTGCCTTTATtcaattatacttataa